Genomic segment of Streptomyces longhuiensis:
GTCGTGCTCGATCGCCTTCCAGACCGGGTTGGGCCGGGCGAAGTGGATCAGGAGGTGGTTGTCGTCGCCGGTGAAGTGGGTGGGGACGACCACGGGGGGCCGGCCGGGAAGGCCGTTGACGCTGAGCTGGCCGAAGTCGTGGCCGTCGGCGATCCACGCCTGCCATTCGCCCTCGTCCAGTGCGGCGTCCCAGGGTTGGATGAACACGCTCTTCTCCTTGCGAGTGGTGGGCCGGTTCAGGTGAGGGCGAGGAGGCCGACGGCGCGTCCGCGTCGTCACCGCCGGCGCCGTGATGCCGCTGTGGACGGGGGAGCGAGGCAGCGAGGCCCGGCTCCTGCGGACGACCTCGACCTCCGCCCCGGTCGAGGTCTGGCGCTGGCACCCGGTGACGCATACCCCAGCCACCCCCACCAGGCCGGAGTCGTCGAGACCGTCAGCGTCACCGTCGGACAGATGATCCTCGAGGTCGATGGTACCGAGTACCCCGTCGAAGCCGGACCGACAGCCACCTTCGACGGCAACGCCCCCCACACCTACCGCGGTACCGGCACGGAGACCTGCCACCTGATCACGACCGTCCACCTGCCGCCCGGCCCCGCGGGCACCGTCTTGTGAGACCACCGCGCTCGACGACGGTCATGAAGTACTCGAACTGGCACCGTTCCACACGTCCGTCGAGTCGGCCGGTTCGGGAGGTTGCCGATAGCGCAACTCGATGCTGCTTGCGGGCGGACAGGGAATCGCCGAAGGGCGAATTCGAGGGCCGGCTTACGACGCGCCACGGCCCAGGGCTCGGGTCCGGGTGAGGATCTCGCGCAACTCCTCTACAGGAAGCTTCGGTTGACGGTCCGCCGAGAACAGGCCGTTGATCTCCTGCTCCGTGTCGGTGAACTGGGTGAAGCAGAACCCGGCGAGCCCGGAGTCCACCGCGGCCTCCACCAACCCGGCCAGGCGCTCGGCGAAGTCCTCCTTCGTGCTCACCGTGTCGTAGCCGAACCACTCGGCGCCCTCGGCCGGTTCGAAGGTGGCTCCGCCGAACTCACTCAGTACGACAGGCTGCCCCTGGTGGCGTACGCCGTCCAGGACGAGCCGCTTGGCACCCGGCCACTGCTCGACGATCTCGCCCCGCCGCAACGAGGAGTTCCCGTAACGCTCGCGCAGCACCTGTGCGTCCTGCGTGTAGTCGTGCACACCCCAGATGTCGGCGGCGGAGATCTCCCAGCCGTCGTTGGAGACGGACGGGCGCGACGGGTCGAGGGCTTTGGTCAGGTGGTAGAGGCTGTCCATGAAGTGCCGCTGGGCGGGGACGAGCGCCGGGTTCGGGACGGACCAGGACTCGTTGACCGGGACCCACGCGACGATCGACGGGTGGCTGAGGTCACGGGAGACCGCCTCGGTCCATTCGCCGACCACCCGCTCGACGGTCTGCGCACCGAACGTGTAGGCCGAGGGCATCTCCTCCCAGAGCATCAGCCCCAGCCGGTCGGCCCAGTAGAGGAAGCGGGGATCCTCGATCTTCTGGTGGATGCGCAGCCCGTTGAGGCCGATGGACTTGGCCAGTTCGGCGTCGCGGCGCAACGCGTCGGACGGGGCCGCCAGATGGGATGCGGGCCAGTAGCCCTGCTGGAGCGCGAAGCGCAGGAAGTACGGCTTGTGGTTGAGGAGGAAGACGCCGTCGTCCCAGCCGATGTCGCGCAGCCCGAGGTAGGACGTGACGCGGTCGACGAGGGTGTCGTCGGCCGCGTCGCGCAGCGTCACGGTCGCGTCCACGAGATGCGGCCGGTCGGGGCTCCAGAGCAGGTCGTCGAGGTCCTGGGCGTGCCGAAGGGCCGGTACCGCGACGTCGAACTCCGTCTCCTGCCCGTCGGTCAGCGTGCGCTGTTCGGCGAGCACCCGATCGCCCTGGGTGAGGCGCACGGTGACGGCCGTCGGACGGCGCGGCCACCGGCTGAGCCGGATCCGGCAGCGGACGCGGGCGTGGGCGACGTCAGGGGTCCAGTGCAGGACCGTGATGTGCTCGTCCGGGACGTCCTCCAGCCACACCGGCTGCCAGATCCCCGAGGTGCGGTGGTACCAGATGACGTGCGGATCACGTCGCCAGTCCTGCTTCCCGCGAGGCTGCGAGGCGTCGAGCGGCTGGTCCTCGGCCCGGACGACGACGGTCTGCTCCCCGTCCCACAGGACGGCGTCGGTGAGATCGCAGGAGAAGCCCGTGTGGCCGCCTTCGTGACGCCCCACGAGTTGTCCGTTCATCCACACCTCGGCCCGGTGGTCGACCGCGCCGAAGTGCAGCAGGAGGCGCCGGCCCGCAGCCGGCCGGGTGACCTCGATCGTGCGTCGATACCAGAGCACGGGGTGGAAGGAGGTGTCCGCGATGCCCGAGGCCTCGGACTCGGGCGGGTAGGGCACGGTGATGGTGGCGGTGAACGGGTCGGTGGTGTCCGGGTCCATCCAGCGGCCCGAGCGGCCTTGGTCCGTGTCGTCGTAGGCGAACCGCCACGGACCGCTCAGGTCACTCCAGACGAGGTCGCGGACGAGTTGCGGCCGCGGGTGGCCTGCGGCGTTCAGGTGCGGGTACGGCATGCGAGAACTCCGGTGGTGTCGTACGTGAATGCAGGGTTTGGGGCGTTGCCGCGGATCAGCCCGCAGGGGATCGGAGCTCCACGACCGTGGCGGCGAACGCCAACGGCCCGGGCAGCAGCGGCGTCAGCAGGGGAATCGACCAGGCGAGGACCACGCTCAGCAGCAGAGCGCCGGCGAGCAGGAGAGCGCCGCGCGGATCCGCGACGCTGCGGAGGAATCCCTCCCGCGCGGACAGCCGATACGGGGCCTCCAGCGCTGTCGCGCGCAGCCCCACGACCATGGCGCCCAGCGTGAGCAGCGCCAGCACGGGCGACATGACGTCTGCTCCGGGCAGCGAACTGCGCAGCAGCGCGGCGTCGATCAGGAGGACCAGCGCGAGCAGCGGAGGAACGCATCCGACGGCCAGCACCCGCGCGCTCAGGTGTGCGCGCAGGTGCCTGACGTACGTACCGGCCCTGACAGGGAGGCCGTGGTCGGCGGTCTGCCGGAGGGTGGCAGAGGCGGCGGCGAACGCGGCGGGTGCCGTGACGACCGGGAGGCAGACAGCGGTGGTGAGCAGGCCGACCAGGAGCACGTCGGCGAAGAGGGTGAAACTCGGCCCGAAGACCTCGCCGGGCTCCCGGCGATCGCGTCGATCCCGGCTGGATGCGGTGGAAGGGGTGGGCGCGTGGGTCATGGCGGCTCAGCCCTTCAGCCCGGAGGCGGCCATGCCCTGCACGAGGTAGCGCTGGAAGACGAAGAAGAACAGCACGATCGGCAGGACCGAGATCACCGACATGGCGAACATGGGCCCGTACGCGGAGGTGCTGGACTGGTCGACGAAGCTGCGCAGGGCCAGCGTGATGGTGAACTTCTCCGGCGCGAACAGATAGATCATCTGCGTGAAGAAGTCGTTCCACGTCCAGATGAACGTGAAGATGGCGGTGGTGATCAGCGCGGGCCGGGTCAGGGGGAGCGTGATCGACCAGTACGTGCGGAAGGCGCCGCAGCCGTCGATACGGGCGGACTCCTCCAACTCGCGCGGGAGCCCGCGCATGAACTGGACGATGAGGAAGACGAAGAAGGCCTCGGTGGCCAGGAACTTGGGCAGGATCAGCGGCCAGTAGGTGTCCACCATGCCGAGCCGGTTGAAGATGATGTACTGCGGGATCAGGACGACGTGGTGCGGCAGCATCAGCGTCGCCACCATGAACGCGAACATCACCTTGCTCATGCGGAAGCGCAGCCGGGCGAAGGCGTAGGCGGCCAGGGAGCAGGACAGGACGTTGCCGACGACGGCACCGACCGCGATCAGCAGGGTGTTGCCGAGCAGCCGTGTGACACTGATGCCCGAAACCCCGTCCAGAGCGGTCGTGTAGTTCGACCACTCCAGGTGGCTGGGCCACAGGTCGAGGCTCGTCACCACCTCGTCGGCCGGCTTGAGCGACGTGGCGAGGAGCCAGGCCAGCGGATACAGCAGGGCGAGCAGACAGACGGTCGCGACCGTGTGCGGCAGCCACCGCTTCGTGGCGATGTTCATCGACCCTCCTCGTCCGCGTAGAAGACCCAGGACCGGGACGTCCGGAAGAGGATCAGGGTGATCGCGGCGATGGCGATCAGCACCATCCAGGCCATCGCCGCCGCGTAGCCCATGTGCGAGGCGGTGAAGCCGCGTTCGTACAGGTAGAGCGTGTAGAACATGGTCGAGTCGGCGGGGCCGCCCTTGCCGCCGCTGATGACGAAGGCCGGCGTGAAGACCTGGAAGGAGTTGATGATCTCCAGCACCAGATTGAAGAAGACGACCGGGGAGAGCATCGGCACGGTGATGGAGACGAACTGCCGCCGGCGGCCCGCGCCGTCGAGCGCCGCGGCCTCGTAGAGATCGGGCGAGATCTGCTGAAGGCCCGCCAGGAAGATCACCATGGGCGCCCCGAACTGCCACACCGTCAGCAGGACGACGACGTACACCGCGAGGTCGGGGTTGCCCACCCAGCCGCCGGCGTGAACGCCGACCGAGTTCAGGATGTCGGAGATCGTGCCGCCGTCGTTGAACAGCGCGCGCCACACCAGGGCGATGGACATGCTCGCCCCGAGCAGGGAGGGCGCGTAGAACGCGGAGCGGTAGAAGGCCCGGCCGCGGTTGAGGTTCTTGAGCAGTGTCGCCACGGCGAGGGCGAGGCCCAGCTTCAGCGGGACGGCGACGACGACGTACAGCATCGTGGTGCCGACCGACCGCCAGTAGCGGGGGTCGTCGGTGAGCATCTCGGTGTAGTTGCGCAGACCCACCCAGTGCGGCGGGTCGAACAGGTTGTAGTCCGTGAAGGACAGGTACAGGGACACGGCCATCGGCACGAGGGTCAGGACGAGCGCGCCGATCATCCACGGGGTGAGGAACACGTAGGCGGGCCACTGCCGTTCACGCACCTGGCGGCGCCGACGGGCGGGCGGTTTCCGGTCCGTGGTGAGGGTGGGGCGCGCGGGCGCCCTGGTCGACACAGTGCTCATGACCTCAGCTCCCGGTTGGCCTCGTCGATGAGTTCGCGTGCCGCCTGGCGTGGTGTGGCCAGGCCGTACATCACACGCTGGTATTCGCGGATGAACGCGGTCTGCACGGCGACATCGCCCCGTGGCGGTGCGGTGGGAGTGGCGTCCAGGCCGTACTTCTCCATGGTCTGCGCGTACTCGTAGATCTCCCGCTCCGGGCCCTTGAGCGTCTTGGCGACGCGGGCGGCGATCTTCCGGTTCGGCGGGGTGGAGCGGGAGAAGGCGAGGATGTCGCCGACCCTCTGGTCATTGAGGAGGAAGTCGACCAACTGGGCTGCCTCCTTGGGGTGTGCGCTGTGCGCCCCGATGCCGATGAGCATGCTCGGCTTGAAGTACGCGCCCTGGTGGCCGTCCGTAGTGGGGACCGGCGCGAAGTGGACGGAGTCGCCGAGCAGGACCGGATAGCTGGGGAACGGCGCGTCCCAGGTGAAGTCGGCGGCGGCGAGGCCACGGCCTATCGGGCTCGTCTCGGTGCTGTTGGCCTGCACGGTGTCCCTGGCCTGGGCGATGGCGCCTTCCCTGCGGAGCCGGTCGCAGAACGTCCAGAACGCGGTGAGGTCGTCCTCGGTGAACCCGAGTTCGGTCTGGCTCGCGTAGAGCTTCCCCCCGCGGCCGCGCAGCCAGGTCTCGAACACGTCCTCGTTGCCCCCGCCGTCGTTGGCACCCGTGTAGGGGCGGCCGTCGGGCGACTTCAGCCCCAGCGCGGCGATCCTCTTGTTGGCCTCCTCCCAGTCCCGCCACGTCCAACTGGGCTTCGGCGTAGGGACATCGGCCTTCTTGTACACGGCGGCGTCATAGGCGTAGCCGGTGATGCCGCGGCCCATGGGAAGGGCGAACTGCCCGCCCTTGTACGTGCCGGTGCGCAGGAAGTCCCTGCTCATCTCGGATGTGCGGATCGTCCTGTCCTCGATGGCGTCGTCCAGTGACATCAGCGCGCCCCCGCCCGCGTACTGCGACACCTGCCGGTAGTCGAGCTGGGCCACGTCGGGCATGCCTCCGCCGGCGGCCTGCGTGGCCAGCTTCTGCAGGTAGGCGCCGAAGTCCCCGCTCGATGTGCGGACGGTGACGCCGGGGTGTTCCTTCTCGAAGAGCCGCACCGCCTGCTCGGTGCGCGCGGCACGGTCGTCGTTGCCCCACCAGGAGAACGTGAGGGTGACACCGCTGGATGTGCTGCCGCTCGCGGGGGAGCAGGCGGAGAGCGTGGAGGTCAGCGCGGTACTGAGGCCGACGGCGGCCGCTGCCAGGACGGCCCGGCGCGGGAGTGGGCGCCGGCCGCTTCGGGGCTCGGGCATGGGGGCCTTCCAGGGGACGGTGCGTGGATGGAGGGGGCGAGGGAGAGACAAGGGCGGCCCCCGGGGACCGGGTGTCAGATGCCGGGGTAGACGTCCAGCCGGCCGCACATGCCGAATCGTCCGCGGGCGGTGGGCCCGGTCGCTGTCACCCTGGCTCGGTCCAGGTGCCCGGCGTCTTTCGCGCGCAGCGAGGCGAGCTGGGACCCGGTCGCCGCCGCCGCGGCGTGGGCGCCGTCCCTCCAGCGCTGTTCCCATGCGTCAAGGCGCGGGCGGATCAGCTCGGAGGCGGCCCGCTGGAACGCGGCCAGCGGTTCCGGATCTCCGCCCTCGGTGGCTTCGCGCAGTTCCAGGAACCGGCGGGTCGCCAGATCACGTCGGGCGCGTGCGACCCCCACCTGCTCGGCCTCGGGGGCGTCGGTGGGGATGCGGATCGCGGTCGCGTAGGTCTCGGTGTCGGCGAGGAGGTCCTGGGGGAGGGTGAGCACCGCGTCGCCCGCCTCGGGCAGGCCGCTGTTCTGCATCACGACGGTGATCTGGAGGCCACCGTCGTTGGTGAGGCGGTGGATCGTGCCGGGCGTGAACCAGGCGACGGTGCCCGGCTCCAGAGGTGTCTCCTCGTAGCCGGAGGTGGTCAGGGTCTGCACCGTGCCCCGGCCGGCCGTCACCACGTATCCCTCGCTGCACGTGAGGTGCAGGTGAGGGGTGCCTCCGCCGGGCCGGCCGTCGACGGTGGGCCAGTCGTAGACGGTCAGCCGGGACACACCCACCGCCGCCGGGAAGCCGTCGTACGTCGCGCTCACCACGCGTGTCCCCGCAGGTGCGCGGCGACCTGCTCGCGATCCCACGCGCCGTCGGCGACAGTCACGCGGTAGCTACGGGTGAGTGTGTCGCCGGGGGCGAGGACGAGCTCCTCGTGGAAGGCCCAGGACGGCGCGACCGCGGCGAACGGGTCGCTGCGCACGAACCAGTGCGCCGGGTGGGTCCCCTTGTCACCCGCGTGGTCGTTGGCCGGGGCGTGCTCGAAGACGACCGTGGCGTGGCCGTCGCGCCCGTCGTGCTCGCCGACGTACGCCAGCCAGGGGGCCTGACCGCCCATCAAGTCACCGCCGTCCGCCTCGGCGGTGAAGACCCGGCCGTCGCGGAAGGCCCGCGGTCCGCGCCAGAACAGGCCGGTGTATCCGGCGGCCGGTCGGCCGTGGGTGGTGGGGCTGCCGAAGCGCAGCGGCTCGTGGCGGCGGTTGGTGACGGCCGAGGTCCACGTCAGTGACCAGCTGCCGGTGTCCGCGTCCACGTCGCGCACCTCGATGCGGCGTTCCTCGTCGGCCCACAGTTCTCCGTCGTGCGGGTGCCAGGTCAGACGCTCGGCGATGACGGCGCGGCCGTCCGCGGCGGAGACCTCCTCGAAGGCGACGTGGGCCATCGAGCCGACCTTCTCGGGCAGGGCGAGGTAGCCGTCGCCGTGCACGTAGGTGTTGCCGCCCCACAGATTCTGGCCCGACAGATGGGAGGCCGTCAGCTGCAGTCCCTTGTGCCACCGGTGGTCGTTGGGCCGGTAGTCGGTGACCACCGCGCCGGACAGGGTGCGGATCGGGTGCAGATACGGCTTGGGGGCCTCCCACGCGGCTTCGGGCCGGTACACGTAGGCGAAGAGCTCCGTGCCCGTGGCCGCGTGGGCGACGGTGATGCGGTCGCCGTGGGCGTGGGTCAGTGCGAGCGTCATGCGGGGTCCTCTTCCTGGTGGGGGTCGGCCGGTGCCCAGCCCGGGGCGTCGCCGTGCAGGGCGGTGTAGTAGGGGTCGCCGCGGCCTATGTCACCGGCGCGGACGGGCGTGTCGGTGAACGCGGACTTGTACAGAGCGGTGATGAACTCGAGCGTCTGCCGTCCGCCTGCTCCGCTGGTGGCGTGGCGCCGTCCGGCCTTGATGTCGGCGACGAGCGCCCGCAGCTGTGCGAGGTGCGAACTGGGCTCGTCCTCGCCGAAGTCGTGCCAGCCGGCCACGGTCTCCTCGGGGACACCGGGAGCGGGCGTGATGCGCCAGTCGGCGTTGCGGTAGCCGTACAGGTGCGTCAGCTCGATGGTCGCGAGCTCGCAGTCGATACGGATGCGGCTGACCTCGTCGGGGCTCAGGACGCTGTTGACGACCGTGCCGACGGCGCCGTCGGCGAACCGGATCTGGGCGGTGGACACGTCCTCGGTCTCCACGTCGTGCACGAGGCGGGCCGCCATGCCGCGCACCTCGGTCCACGGCCCCATCAGGTCGAGCAGCAGATCCGTCTGATGGATGCCGTGTCCCATGGCCGGGCCGCCGCCCTCGGTCGCCCAACGGCCGCGCCACGGCACGGAGTAGTAGGCGGTGTCCCGGTACCAGGTGGTCTGGCAGTGCGCGACCAGCGGGCGGCCGAACGCGCCCTCGCGCAGCAGGCGGCGCACGTGCCGGGCACCGGAACCGAAGCGGTGCTGGAAGACGATCGACGCGTACGGGTCCCCGTCACCACCCTTCTCCTCCGCCTCCACGGCGTCGTAGTCGGCCAGCGACGGGCACGGCGGCTTCTCGCACCAGACCCAGGCACCGGCTCGCAGTGCCGCGACGGACTGTTCGCGGTGCACGGCGGGCGGGGTGCACAACACCACGAGGTCCGGGCGCACTTCGGCGAGCATCGCGTCGAGGTCCGTGGACGCGTAGGGGATCCGGAACGCGTCGGCGAACGCGCGGACCGCGGTGTCGTTCACGTCGACCACGGCCACGACGTCCGTTTCCCCTTCCGCGGCCAGCGTCCGCAGGGCGGGCAGATGGCTGGAGCGCGCGATACCCCCTGCGCCGACGACGGCCGCGCGCAGCGGACGGTGGGGACGATCTGCAGACATGGGGGACCCTCTCGAGAGGCGGACGGCAAGCGCTTGCCATGAAGTGGTTCCAACGTTGTAACCGCCGTATGTCCGCAGGGTCAACCCTCCGTCGGGAAAGAGTTCCAGACGGTCGGGACACTGGTGAGTCGTGCTCACAGGTGCATAATCTGAAGGGAATTCGAGTACGGGGGGCTGATCAGTGGCGGCAGTGACACTCAAGGACGTGGCGGAGCGCGCGGGGGTGTCGATCAAGACCGTGTCCAACGTTGTACGTGGCGCACCGAAGGTGTCGGAGGCGACGCGGACACGGGTGATGCGCGCGGTGGCGGAGCTCGGCTACCGGCCCAATCCGTCGGCGCGAAGACTCAGGACCGGGCGCAGTGGTCTCGTCGCGCTGGCCGTCCCGGACCTCGCGACGCCCTACTTCGCGGAGCTCGCGCACCACGTGAGAGAGGAGGCCGCGGCGCTGGGATTCACCGTCCTGATCGAGGAGACGCTGGGGGACGCCAAGGAGGAGCTGCGCCTGGCGACCGGTGTCGGCGCGTCGTTGCTCGACGGCGTGATCCTGTCGCCGCTGCACGTCTCGCCCGACGAACTCGCTTCTGTCGCCGACGAGTTCCCGCTGGTACTGCTCGGGGAGCGCAGTTACGAACGTGATCGCGTCGTCGCCGACCACGTCCTGATCGACAACGTCGCCGCGGCTCGCGAGGCCACCGCGCATCTGGCCGGTCTCGGCCGCACCAGGATCGCCGCCATCGGCGTCGACCGACCCGCGTCCGCCACCAGTCGTCAGCGCCTCGAAGGATTTCAACTCGCCCTGCATGAGGCAGGGTTGACATACGACCCGAGGCTCTCGCCGCAGGTGACAGAGTTCGACCGCCGCAACGGACTCCTGGCGATGCGCACCCTGATCGGCCTGCCGGCGGATGT
This window contains:
- a CDS encoding sugar-binding domain-containing protein translates to MPYPHLNAAGHPRPQLVRDLVWSDLSGPWRFAYDDTDQGRSGRWMDPDTTDPFTATITVPYPPESEASGIADTSFHPVLWYRRTIEVTRPAAGRRLLLHFGAVDHRAEVWMNGQLVGRHEGGHTGFSCDLTDAVLWDGEQTVVVRAEDQPLDASQPRGKQDWRRDPHVIWYHRTSGIWQPVWLEDVPDEHITVLHWTPDVAHARVRCRIRLSRWPRRPTAVTVRLTQGDRVLAEQRTLTDGQETEFDVAVPALRHAQDLDDLLWSPDRPHLVDATVTLRDAADDTLVDRVTSYLGLRDIGWDDGVFLLNHKPYFLRFALQQGYWPASHLAAPSDALRRDAELAKSIGLNGLRIHQKIEDPRFLYWADRLGLMLWEEMPSAYTFGAQTVERVVGEWTEAVSRDLSHPSIVAWVPVNESWSVPNPALVPAQRHFMDSLYHLTKALDPSRPSVSNDGWEISAADIWGVHDYTQDAQVLRERYGNSSLRRGEIVEQWPGAKRLVLDGVRHQGQPVVLSEFGGATFEPAEGAEWFGYDTVSTKEDFAERLAGLVEAAVDSGLAGFCFTQFTDTEQEINGLFSADRQPKLPVEELREILTRTRALGRGAS
- a CDS encoding carbohydrate ABC transporter permease: MNIATKRWLPHTVATVCLLALLYPLAWLLATSLKPADEVVTSLDLWPSHLEWSNYTTALDGVSGISVTRLLGNTLLIAVGAVVGNVLSCSLAAYAFARLRFRMSKVMFAFMVATLMLPHHVVLIPQYIIFNRLGMVDTYWPLILPKFLATEAFFVFLIVQFMRGLPRELEESARIDGCGAFRTYWSITLPLTRPALITTAIFTFIWTWNDFFTQMIYLFAPEKFTITLALRSFVDQSSTSAYGPMFAMSVISVLPIVLFFFVFQRYLVQGMAASGLKG
- a CDS encoding carbohydrate ABC transporter permease, whose translation is MSTVSTRAPARPTLTTDRKPPARRRRQVRERQWPAYVFLTPWMIGALVLTLVPMAVSLYLSFTDYNLFDPPHWVGLRNYTEMLTDDPRYWRSVGTTMLYVVVAVPLKLGLALAVATLLKNLNRGRAFYRSAFYAPSLLGASMSIALVWRALFNDGGTISDILNSVGVHAGGWVGNPDLAVYVVVLLTVWQFGAPMVIFLAGLQQISPDLYEAAALDGAGRRRQFVSITVPMLSPVVFFNLVLEIINSFQVFTPAFVISGGKGGPADSTMFYTLYLYERGFTASHMGYAAAMAWMVLIAIAAITLILFRTSRSWVFYADEEGR
- a CDS encoding ABC transporter substrate-binding protein; amino-acid sequence: MPEPRSGRRPLPRRAVLAAAAVGLSTALTSTLSACSPASGSTSSGVTLTFSWWGNDDRAARTEQAVRLFEKEHPGVTVRTSSGDFGAYLQKLATQAAGGGMPDVAQLDYRQVSQYAGGGALMSLDDAIEDRTIRTSEMSRDFLRTGTYKGGQFALPMGRGITGYAYDAAVYKKADVPTPKPSWTWRDWEEANKRIAALGLKSPDGRPYTGANDGGGNEDVFETWLRGRGGKLYASQTELGFTEDDLTAFWTFCDRLRREGAIAQARDTVQANSTETSPIGRGLAAADFTWDAPFPSYPVLLGDSVHFAPVPTTDGHQGAYFKPSMLIGIGAHSAHPKEAAQLVDFLLNDQRVGDILAFSRSTPPNRKIAARVAKTLKGPEREIYEYAQTMEKYGLDATPTAPPRGDVAVQTAFIREYQRVMYGLATPRQAARELIDEANRELRS
- a CDS encoding cupin domain-containing protein, translating into MVSATYDGFPAAVGVSRLTVYDWPTVDGRPGGGTPHLHLTCSEGYVVTAGRGTVQTLTTSGYEETPLEPGTVAWFTPGTIHRLTNDGGLQITVVMQNSGLPEAGDAVLTLPQDLLADTETYATAIRIPTDAPEAEQVGVARARRDLATRRFLELREATEGGDPEPLAAFQRAASELIRPRLDAWEQRWRDGAHAAAAATGSQLASLRAKDAGHLDRARVTATGPTARGRFGMCGRLDVYPGI
- a CDS encoding PmoA family protein encodes the protein MTLALTHAHGDRITVAHAATGTELFAYVYRPEAAWEAPKPYLHPIRTLSGAVVTDYRPNDHRWHKGLQLTASHLSGQNLWGGNTYVHGDGYLALPEKVGSMAHVAFEEVSAADGRAVIAERLTWHPHDGELWADEERRIEVRDVDADTGSWSLTWTSAVTNRRHEPLRFGSPTTHGRPAAGYTGLFWRGPRAFRDGRVFTAEADGGDLMGGQAPWLAYVGEHDGRDGHATVVFEHAPANDHAGDKGTHPAHWFVRSDPFAAVAPSWAFHEELVLAPGDTLTRSYRVTVADGAWDREQVAAHLRGHAW
- a CDS encoding Gfo/Idh/MocA family protein, with protein sequence MSADRPHRPLRAAVVGAGGIARSSHLPALRTLAAEGETDVVAVVDVNDTAVRAFADAFRIPYASTDLDAMLAEVRPDLVVLCTPPAVHREQSVAALRAGAWVWCEKPPCPSLADYDAVEAEEKGGDGDPYASIVFQHRFGSGARHVRRLLREGAFGRPLVAHCQTTWYRDTAYYSVPWRGRWATEGGGPAMGHGIHQTDLLLDLMGPWTEVRGMAARLVHDVETEDVSTAQIRFADGAVGTVVNSVLSPDEVSRIRIDCELATIELTHLYGYRNADWRITPAPGVPEETVAGWHDFGEDEPSSHLAQLRALVADIKAGRRHATSGAGGRQTLEFITALYKSAFTDTPVRAGDIGRGDPYYTALHGDAPGWAPADPHQEEDPA
- a CDS encoding LacI family DNA-binding transcriptional regulator, with the protein product MAAVTLKDVAERAGVSIKTVSNVVRGAPKVSEATRTRVMRAVAELGYRPNPSARRLRTGRSGLVALAVPDLATPYFAELAHHVREEAAALGFTVLIEETLGDAKEELRLATGVGASLLDGVILSPLHVSPDELASVADEFPLVLLGERSYERDRVVADHVLIDNVAAAREATAHLAGLGRTRIAAIGVDRPASATSRQRLEGFQLALHEAGLTYDPRLSPQVTEFDRRNGLLAMRTLIGLPADVRPDAVFCFSDLLAIGARRAAFEAGLRIPEDIALAGVDGSEEARYSTPSLTSVVPDKAAIASLAVKCLATRIRADEAPPFEVHMAPYWLEVRESTSGERQQLATP